The Dioscorea cayenensis subsp. rotundata cultivar TDr96_F1 chromosome 8, TDr96_F1_v2_PseudoChromosome.rev07_lg8_w22 25.fasta, whole genome shotgun sequence genome segment ACGGACATCCCAATGTCTCTCCCCTTCcactcaaacaaacaaacataaatctTCAATAACACACCAGTTTGCTTTGCtactagtagtagtagtagtactaGTACTAGTAGTTATACTACTACAAGATTCAGAGTTCCCAAATGAAGGAGTTGTGGACTTCTATGGGCTTTCTAATGGGCATCTTCGCCTTAGCCCAGAGCATCCTCCACTCCTTCCTCCCTCCCGAGTTCCGTTTGTCCCCGGACAAGCTCTCCCGTCGCCTCTTCCGCTACTTCTCCTCCTACTGCTACTACGATATCACCGAGCTCGACGGCGTCAGCCCCAACGAGCTCTACAACGCCGTCCAGCTTTATCTCAGCAACACCGCCTCTGTCTCCGCCACCCGTGTCTCCCTCACCCGTCCTCCCAACTCCTCCACCTTCACTTTCAACCTCTCCAACAACGACTACCTTCATGATACCTTCAATGGCGCCGCTGTCTCTTGGGAACACCATGTCACCCAACGCCAGTCCCAGAGCTTTTCCTGGCGCCCCGTCTCCGACGAGAAACGCGGCTTCACTctcaaaatcaacaagaaagacAAGCCCTTTATTATACCCGCTTACTTCAACTACATCATGGACAGCGCCGCCGAGCTCCGCCGTAAAAACAAAGACCGTCTTCTCTACACCAACTCGCGCGGCGGTGGTTCGATTGATTCAGGTGGCCGGGGTTGGGAGTCAGTCCCGTTCAAACACCCCAGCACGTTTGAGACTCTCGCCATGGACCCTGCTTTGAAGGATGAAATCATTGCCGACTTGCGCGAGTTCTCAGAGGGTAAAGCCTTCTATGAGAGAACTGGGCGCGCATGGAAGCGTGGGTACTTGCTTCACGGCCCGCCCGGCACCGGCAAGTCGAGCATGATCGCCGCCATGGCCAACCATCTCGGATACGACATCTACGACCTTGAGCTCACCGAAGTACAGACCAACTCCAACCTCCGTAAGCTCCTCATGAAGACCACCTCCAAATCCATCATTGTTATTGAAGACATTGATTGTTCTCTTGAGCTCACGAACAGAAGTTCtggggagaagaaggagaagccgCCGGCGCAGAAACCGTTGCCGTCAGGGGCGGCGGAGAGCGGGGAGGAAGCTCAGGTGAGGTCGGTGACGCTTTCGGGGTTGCTAAACTTTACTGATGGGCTTTGGTCGTGTTGTGGGAGTGAGAGGATCTTCGTGTTCACGACGAACCATGCAGAGAGGCTTGACCCGGCGTTGTTGAGATCAGGGAGGATGGACATGCATATCTTTATGGGTTATTGTTCGTTTCCGGCGTTGAAGATTCTGGTAAAGAATTACTTGGGAGAgagagaagaggaggaggaagaggaggagagagTGTGGATGGAGTTGGAGGAGGTGATTGTGAAGGTGGAGATAACGCCGGCGGATGTGAGTGAGGTTTTGATAAAGAACCGGCGGCGAGGGAGGAGAGTGGCGTTGGAAGAGTTGGTGAAGGTAGTGAAGGGAAGAGTGGAGGAGAGGAAGGTGGTGGATGGTGGTGAGGAAGTGGTGGAAGAGGAGAAGAGGGCTTTGGAGAGTCCAAAGGACGATGGTGATGGTGGAACTGAAATGAACGTGGATGATGATGCCAAGGAAGGGAAAGAGTTGActgtttgatttatatataaatattgctTGGATTGAATGCTAAGGAATGTTTGTTTCATGGAGTTATTGAATAATTTGAATGATGTAGTTGTGTCTTAATTAAGAGATGATATCCCAAGTTGATCCAAAATAAATCCCTTTTAACTTCATGAGAAACTTAAAGATGGGGAATTTGGTTGTTTGTGGTCTTCCTCCTTTCAGAATGACTATAGATCATCACTCATTTGTTGGAAGTACCCACATGGGTGTTGATTTTTACATGGCACTGCCGTGAATATGGGTGAAAATATTATCACAAgagtgtgtttttattttacatgaaTTGAGATTTAAACTAGTTTTTTCAACAATAACCCAAAACATGAAAGGGCATAGTGAACAAAATGAAATCCTTTTCTAATTTATAAATTGTGGTTGTCAAATTATGACTTGTGAAATTTgcctttatttatttgtgaaaatgggtttttatttttattttattttattgaaatttggACAAACCATTGAGACTATTGAATTGAAGCTTTAATGGGGATGTGATGGtaattttatatgatatatttttttataattaaacaaacaatatGATTTATCAATTCTTCTTATgaaaaaatacattaatttttatcttttctaaatatctctataattaatattttaaatttatccaaataaaaattaaaatacaacattAAAGCCACAGCATCTCCTGTTTTATAAACAGAGATCCAATATACTATTTATTGGATATAAAAACTTAAGTTATATGAATGGTGCTTTatagtttgaatttgttttggatataaattatgggacttatttttttaattattagcatatactaaataaataaaaaattttaaaattaactaattataatatatatatatatatatgttaataaattttatcaattataattttttttaaaaaaagatcaattataattttctttatccTTAGCTTAGTATTTTCATCATACCCTTCATATATCGATCATAGGAGAAATGCATGCTTTACAAATTGTGTTCATCAAAAATGAGTTGCACTTTGAAGTTTGCACGTag includes the following:
- the LOC120267593 gene encoding AAA-ATPase At5g57480-like; translated protein: MKELWTSMGFLMGIFALAQSILHSFLPPEFRLSPDKLSRRLFRYFSSYCYYDITELDGVSPNELYNAVQLYLSNTASVSATRVSLTRPPNSSTFTFNLSNNDYLHDTFNGAAVSWEHHVTQRQSQSFSWRPVSDEKRGFTLKINKKDKPFIIPAYFNYIMDSAAELRRKNKDRLLYTNSRGGGSIDSGGRGWESVPFKHPSTFETLAMDPALKDEIIADLREFSEGKAFYERTGRAWKRGYLLHGPPGTGKSSMIAAMANHLGYDIYDLELTEVQTNSNLRKLLMKTTSKSIIVIEDIDCSLELTNRSSGEKKEKPPAQKPLPSGAAESGEEAQVRSVTLSGLLNFTDGLWSCCGSERIFVFTTNHAERLDPALLRSGRMDMHIFMGYCSFPALKILVKNYLGEREEEEEEEERVWMELEEVIVKVEITPADVSEVLIKNRRRGRRVALEELVKVVKGRVEERKVVDGGEEVVEEEKRALESPKDDGDGGTEMNVDDDAKEGKELTV